Proteins found in one Paenibacillus dendritiformis genomic segment:
- the rpsC gene encoding 30S ribosomal protein S3 has protein sequence MGQKVNPVGLRVGIIRDWESKWYAEKDFGTLLIEDVKIREYLKNKLKDAAVSRIEIERAANRVNVTIHTAKPGMVIGKGGSEVEALRREVTTIAGGKKVHINISEIKTPDLDAILVAESIAQQLERRVSFRRALKQALQRSMRAGAKGIKTAVSGRLGGAEIARSEGYSEGTVPLHTLRADIDYGTAEAHTTYGRLGVKVWIYRGEVLPTAKKKAAQEGGN, from the coding sequence GTGGGTCAAAAGGTAAATCCAGTCGGACTTCGAGTTGGTATCATCCGTGATTGGGAATCCAAGTGGTACGCGGAAAAAGACTTCGGTACCTTGCTTATCGAAGACGTAAAGATTCGTGAGTATTTGAAAAACAAATTGAAGGATGCAGCCGTATCCCGCATCGAAATCGAACGCGCGGCTAACCGCGTGAACGTGACGATTCACACAGCTAAGCCGGGCATGGTCATCGGTAAAGGCGGTTCCGAAGTTGAAGCCCTTCGTCGCGAAGTAACAACTATCGCTGGCGGCAAAAAAGTGCACATCAACATTTCGGAAATCAAAACTCCAGATTTGGATGCAATCCTCGTCGCTGAGAGCATTGCACAACAACTGGAGCGCCGCGTATCGTTCCGTCGCGCTCTGAAACAAGCGCTTCAACGCTCGATGCGTGCTGGTGCAAAAGGAATCAAAACTGCAGTTAGCGGTCGTCTGGGCGGTGCTGAAATCGCTCGTTCGGAAGGTTACAGCGAAGGGACTGTGCCACTTCATACGCTTCGCGCTGACATTGACTACGGCACAGCGGAAGCACATACTACTTACGGCCGTCTGGGCGTAAAAGTATGGATCTATCGTGGAGAGGTACTTCCTACGGCTAAGAAAAAGGCTGCTCAGGAAGGAGGCAACTAA
- the rplV gene encoding 50S ribosomal protein L22: MQAKAHANNVRISPRKVKLVIDLIRGKQVGEAIAILRHTPKSASPVVEKLLNSAIANAEHNYQMDVNKLVVEQVYVNQGPTLKRFRPRAMGRASRINKRTSHISIVVSEK; the protein is encoded by the coding sequence ATGCAAGCGAAGGCACATGCGAATAATGTTCGCATTTCTCCGCGCAAGGTCAAGCTGGTGATTGACTTGATCCGCGGCAAGCAAGTGGGCGAAGCGATTGCGATTCTGCGCCACACGCCTAAATCGGCATCTCCGGTAGTGGAGAAGCTGCTCAACTCGGCGATTGCCAATGCAGAACATAACTATCAAATGGACGTGAACAAGCTCGTAGTTGAGCAAGTGTACGTGAACCAAGGTCCTACTTTGAAACGATTCCGTCCGCGCGCTATGGGACGTGCAAGCCGTATCAATAAGAGAACCAGCCACATTTCCATCGTGGTATCTGAAAAATAA
- the rpsS gene encoding 30S ribosomal protein S19, whose amino-acid sequence MGRSLKKGPFVDGHLMKKVEQMNESNKKAVVKTWSRRSTIFPQFIGHTFGVYDGRKHVPVYVTEDMVGHKLGEFAPTRTYKGHTNDDKKTRR is encoded by the coding sequence ATGGGTCGCAGTTTGAAAAAAGGACCATTCGTCGATGGTCATTTGATGAAGAAAGTCGAGCAAATGAACGAGTCCAACAAGAAGGCTGTTGTTAAGACTTGGTCGCGCCGCTCCACGATTTTCCCTCAATTCATCGGTCATACGTTCGGTGTATATGATGGACGCAAGCACGTGCCAGTGTACGTGACGGAAGATATGGTCGGACACAAGCTCGGCGAATTTGCGCCGACACGCACGTACAAAGGCCACACGAACGACGACAAAAAAACAAGACGCTAA
- the rplB gene encoding 50S ribosomal protein L2 has protein sequence MPIKKYKPTSPARRGMSVSTFEEITTNVPEKSLLAPLSKKAGRNSQGKITVRHRGGGHKRKYRIIDFKRNKDGIPGRVATIEYDPNRTSNIALIHYADGEKRYILAPKGLKVNDVIVSGPGADIKTGNAMPLENIPVGTVIHNIELKPGKGGQLVRAAGTEAQLLGKEDKYVTVRLSSGEVRKVLKVCRATIGSVGNGDHELIKIGKAGRSRWLGKRPTVRGVVMNPVDHPHGGGEGKAPIGRKTPMSPWGKPTLGYKTRKKGKHSDKYIVRHRTK, from the coding sequence GTGCCTATCAAAAAGTACAAACCGACATCTCCGGCTCGTCGTGGTATGAGCGTATCTACGTTCGAAGAGATCACAACAAATGTGCCAGAGAAGTCCCTGCTTGCTCCTTTGAGCAAAAAAGCAGGACGTAACAGCCAAGGAAAAATTACGGTTCGTCACCGTGGCGGCGGACATAAGCGTAAATACCGGATCATCGACTTCAAACGCAACAAGGATGGCATTCCAGGCCGCGTTGCTACGATTGAATACGATCCGAACCGTACGTCCAACATCGCGTTGATTCATTATGCAGATGGTGAGAAGCGTTACATCCTCGCGCCAAAAGGTCTGAAAGTGAACGACGTGATCGTATCGGGTCCTGGAGCGGACATCAAGACAGGCAATGCAATGCCGCTTGAGAACATTCCAGTAGGTACAGTTATCCACAACATCGAGTTGAAGCCAGGCAAGGGCGGCCAGCTGGTTCGCGCAGCGGGAACGGAAGCTCAATTGCTCGGTAAAGAAGATAAATATGTAACGGTTCGCCTGTCCTCTGGCGAAGTTCGCAAGGTCCTCAAAGTGTGCCGCGCGACAATCGGTTCCGTCGGCAACGGCGACCATGAGCTTATCAAAATCGGTAAAGCCGGCCGCAGCCGCTGGTTGGGCAAGCGTCCTACCGTTCGCGGTGTCGTCATGAACCCGGTTGATCACCCTCACGGTGGTGGTGAAGGTAAAGCTCCTATCGGCCGCAAAACGCCTATGTCTCCATGGGGCAAACCGACGCTCGGTTACAAAACGCGTAAAAAAGGTAAGCATTCCGATAAATATATCGTACGTCATCGCACGAAATAA
- the rplW gene encoding 50S ribosomal protein L23, with the protein MKDPRDIIKRPIITERTADMMNDLKYVFEVDIRANKTEIKQAVESIFKVKVANVNTLRVPAKPKRYGRYSGYTTEWKKAFVTLAKDSKPLEFFETV; encoded by the coding sequence ATGAAAGACCCTCGCGATATCATTAAGCGTCCTATCATCACTGAACGCACAGCCGACATGATGAACGACCTGAAATATGTATTTGAAGTCGATATCCGTGCGAATAAGACGGAAATCAAGCAAGCCGTTGAGTCGATTTTCAAAGTTAAGGTAGCGAACGTGAACACGCTTCGCGTGCCAGCCAAGCCGAAGCGCTATGGCCGCTACTCCGGATATACAACCGAATGGAAGAAAGCATTTGTCACGCTGGCGAAAGACAGCAAGCCTCTTGAATTCTTCGAAACGGTATAA
- the rplD gene encoding 50S ribosomal protein L4 — translation MPKVAVYNISGAQVGEIELADTVFGIEPNKHVLHDAVVMQLASMRQGTHKVKTRSEVSGGGRKPWKQKGTGRARQGSIRSPQWKGGGTVFGPTPRSYAYKLPKKVRRLAIKSALSSKVLAEQIIVLDQLTMNAPKTKEFAAILNNLKVDRKALVVVPEYNDNVALSARNIPSVKLVAADGVNVYDVLRHEKLIITKDAVQKVEEVFA, via the coding sequence ATGCCAAAAGTAGCAGTATACAACATCAGCGGTGCGCAAGTCGGCGAGATCGAACTGGCTGACACGGTATTCGGTATCGAACCGAACAAGCACGTGCTTCATGATGCGGTTGTTATGCAGCTTGCATCGATGCGTCAAGGTACGCACAAAGTGAAAACCCGTTCTGAAGTTAGCGGTGGTGGCCGCAAACCTTGGAAACAAAAAGGAACTGGACGCGCGCGTCAAGGATCCATTCGTTCGCCACAATGGAAAGGCGGCGGTACGGTATTCGGTCCGACACCACGCAGCTATGCGTATAAGCTTCCTAAGAAAGTACGCCGTCTGGCAATCAAATCCGCACTGTCTTCCAAAGTTCTGGCAGAGCAAATCATCGTATTGGATCAATTGACGATGAATGCGCCGAAGACGAAGGAATTCGCTGCAATCTTGAACAATCTGAAAGTGGACCGCAAAGCGTTGGTCGTTGTCCCTGAGTACAATGACAACGTGGCACTCTCCGCTCGCAACATTCCTTCTGTGAAGCTCGTTGCAGCTGACGGTGTGAACGTATATGACGTGCTTCGCCATGAGAAGCTCATCATTACGAAGGATGCGGTTCAGAAGGTAGAGGAGGTGTTCGCGTAA
- the rplC gene encoding 50S ribosomal protein L3 has translation MKGILGKKLGMTQVFTPEGNVVPVTVIEAGPCVVLQKKDVENDGYEAIQIGYADKKAKRSTKPEVGHAKKANTTPKRYVKELRGVDLSQFEVGQELKADIFAEGEFVDVTGISKGKGFAGVIKRWGQSRGPMSHGSRYHRGPGSMGSIQANRVPKGKRLPGHMGSETVTIQNLEVVKVDAERNVILVKGSIPGPRNSFVNVKQAIKK, from the coding sequence ATGAAAGGTATCTTAGGTAAAAAGCTCGGCATGACTCAAGTGTTTACCCCAGAAGGTAACGTAGTGCCGGTAACTGTTATCGAAGCAGGTCCTTGCGTCGTTCTTCAAAAGAAAGACGTTGAGAACGACGGTTATGAAGCTATCCAAATCGGCTATGCTGATAAAAAAGCAAAAAGATCGACGAAGCCGGAAGTCGGCCACGCGAAGAAAGCTAACACAACGCCTAAGCGCTACGTAAAAGAACTTCGTGGTGTGGATCTTTCTCAATTCGAAGTTGGCCAGGAGCTGAAGGCCGACATCTTTGCAGAAGGTGAATTCGTTGACGTTACAGGTATCTCCAAAGGTAAAGGATTCGCAGGCGTAATCAAGCGCTGGGGACAAAGCCGCGGACCAATGTCTCACGGCTCCCGTTATCACCGCGGTCCTGGTTCCATGGGTTCCATCCAAGCGAACCGCGTGCCTAAAGGCAAACGCCTGCCAGGCCACATGGGAAGCGAAACCGTAACGATTCAAAACCTCGAAGTTGTGAAAGTGGATGCAGAACGCAATGTCATCCTCGTTAAAGGTTCCATTCCGGGTCCGAGAAACAGCTTCGTTAACGTTAAGCAAGCTATCAAAAAGTAA
- the rpsJ gene encoding 30S ribosomal protein S10, translating into MAKQKIRIRLKAYDHRILDQSAEKIVETAKRSGAGVSGPIPLPTEKQVITILRAVHKYKDSREQFEMRTHKRLIDIVNPTPQTVDALMRLDLPSGVDIEIKL; encoded by the coding sequence ATGGCAAAGCAAAAAATTCGTATCCGCTTGAAAGCATACGATCACAGAATTCTTGATCAATCCGCTGAGAAAATCGTTGAGACGGCAAAACGTTCCGGTGCAGGAGTATCCGGGCCAATCCCGTTGCCAACGGAGAAGCAAGTTATCACGATTCTTCGTGCGGTGCACAAGTACAAGGATTCCCGCGAGCAGTTCGAAATGCGCACGCATAAGCGCCTGATCGACATCGTGAATCCAACGCCGCAAACGGTGGATGCGCTGATGCGTCTGGACTTGCCGTCCGGTGTAGATATCGAAATTAAGCTGTAA
- a CDS encoding globin-coupled sensor protein — protein sequence MWRRLRTHLHSRRSAAAGQAAAPQRDRWNMQDDGQPVHGEIRLPSGHPLYGQIRLSGLTEADLTLLRRIQPHILPYMKDVTRTFYSQITDINELRDMIMAHSTLERLQSTLERHVSEMFNGLIDHAYIMKRIKIAEMHRQIGLETKWYIGAFQTLQNELTAILYIHIGEEARRIEAILAVNRILSLELQLVVQAYEERSRMEREQSYQEVKEELKGSVSQLSGELARLTTDTNETILQFTRKGLEMKDKIALTTQSATKTQDKAHRGMERMVQFSDGIRDIDLNAQEMQSQITELKNTALRIRSIVGAVKEIADQTGLLALNASIEAARAGEQGAGFAIVAKEVSKLAAHTKDTVADIEELMGNSTLATNAVVHRIRLVKDNVAAVHEQADGTKEAFGDIVRQAVQSVQELERFMAQMQSLQAMTDNIVQATNEVAASAERLNETALHL from the coding sequence ATGTGGAGAAGACTCAGAACTCATTTACATTCAAGACGTTCGGCCGCGGCCGGGCAGGCTGCCGCACCGCAGCGCGACAGGTGGAATATGCAGGATGACGGACAACCGGTCCATGGAGAGATTCGCCTGCCTTCGGGCCATCCGCTGTACGGTCAAATCAGGTTGAGCGGCCTGACCGAAGCCGATTTGACACTGCTCCGACGCATTCAGCCTCATATTCTTCCTTATATGAAGGATGTCACCCGCACTTTTTACTCCCAAATTACCGATATTAACGAACTTCGGGATATGATCATGGCCCACAGCACCCTGGAACGATTGCAGTCGACGCTGGAACGGCATGTAAGCGAGATGTTCAACGGGCTTATCGATCACGCCTATATAATGAAGAGAATCAAAATCGCCGAGATGCACCGGCAGATCGGATTGGAGACAAAATGGTATATCGGGGCGTTCCAAACCCTTCAGAACGAATTGACGGCTATTCTCTACATTCATATCGGCGAGGAGGCGAGGAGAATCGAAGCCATCCTGGCCGTTAATCGCATTCTGAGCCTGGAGCTGCAGCTCGTCGTGCAAGCATATGAAGAGCGGAGCCGGATGGAACGGGAGCAGAGCTACCAGGAGGTGAAGGAGGAGCTGAAAGGAAGCGTCTCGCAGTTAAGCGGGGAGCTGGCCCGCTTGACAACGGACACGAATGAGACGATATTGCAGTTCACGCGGAAAGGACTGGAAATGAAGGACAAGATCGCTCTGACCACACAATCCGCCACCAAGACGCAGGACAAGGCGCACAGGGGAATGGAACGAATGGTTCAATTTTCGGACGGGATCCGGGATATCGATCTTAATGCGCAGGAGATGCAGTCTCAGATCACGGAATTGAAGAATACAGCGCTCCGGATCCGCTCGATTGTAGGCGCCGTGAAGGAGATAGCCGACCAGACAGGGCTGCTGGCGCTGAATGCATCCATCGAGGCCGCAAGGGCGGGAGAGCAGGGCGCCGGATTTGCGATCGTGGCGAAGGAAGTAAGCAAGCTGGCCGCTCATACGAAGGATACGGTGGCCGACATCGAAGAGCTTATGGGCAACTCCACGCTGGCAACGAACGCGGTTGTTCACCGGATCCGGCTGGTGAAGGACAACGTTGCGGCCGTGCATGAGCAGGCGGATGGAACGAAGGAGGCCTTCGGCGACATTGTGCGGCAGGCCGTTCAGAGCGTGCAGGAGTTGGAACGCTTCATGGCGCAAATGCAATCGCTGCAGGCGATGACGGATAACATCGTACAAGCTACGAACGAGGTGGCCGCTTCGGCAGAGAGGCTGAATGAGACCGCGCTTCATTTGTAA
- the tuf gene encoding elongation factor Tu → MAKAKFERTKPHVNIGTIGHVDHGKTTLTAAITTVLTKKYGGGSAIAYDQIDKAPEERERGITISTSHVEYESATRHYAHVDCPGHADYVKNMITGAAQMDGAILVVSAADGPMPQTREHILLSRQVGVPYIVVFMNKCDMVEDEELLELVEMEIRDLLSEYEFPGDDTPIVRGSAREALQNPDGPWADKITELFDQIDTYIPTPERDTDKPFLMPVEDVFSITGRGTVATGRVERGTVKVGDEIEIVGIQEETKKSVVTGVEMFRKLLDSAQAGDNIGALLRGVDRKEIERGQVLAKPGSVKPHTEFTAQVYVLTKEEGGRHKPFFTGYRPQFYFRTTDVTGIIDLPEGTEMVMPGDNITVTVNLIAPIAIEEGTRFAIREGGRTVGAGAVASIIK, encoded by the coding sequence ATGGCAAAGGCTAAGTTTGAACGTACGAAACCGCACGTTAACATCGGTACGATCGGTCACGTTGACCATGGTAAAACGACTTTGACAGCTGCAATCACGACAGTATTGACGAAAAAGTATGGCGGTGGCAGCGCAATCGCCTACGACCAAATCGACAAAGCTCCAGAAGAGCGCGAGCGCGGTATCACAATCTCGACGTCCCACGTTGAGTATGAGTCCGCTACTCGTCACTACGCACACGTAGACTGCCCAGGTCACGCCGACTACGTTAAGAACATGATCACGGGTGCTGCTCAAATGGACGGCGCAATTCTCGTCGTATCCGCAGCTGACGGCCCAATGCCGCAAACTCGTGAGCACATCTTGCTCTCCCGCCAAGTAGGCGTACCTTACATCGTCGTATTCATGAACAAATGCGACATGGTTGAAGACGAAGAGTTGCTCGAACTGGTAGAAATGGAAATTCGCGACCTTCTGAGCGAATACGAATTCCCAGGCGACGACACTCCAATCGTTCGCGGTTCTGCGCGTGAAGCGTTGCAAAACCCAGACGGCCCTTGGGCTGACAAAATCACCGAGCTGTTCGATCAAATCGACACTTACATCCCAACTCCAGAGCGCGACACTGACAAGCCTTTCCTGATGCCTGTCGAGGACGTATTCTCCATCACAGGCCGCGGTACGGTTGCTACTGGCCGTGTTGAGCGTGGTACGGTTAAAGTTGGCGACGAGATCGAAATCGTTGGTATCCAAGAAGAAACGAAAAAATCCGTTGTTACGGGCGTTGAAATGTTCCGTAAGCTTCTGGATTCCGCTCAAGCGGGCGACAACATCGGCGCATTGCTCCGTGGTGTTGACCGTAAAGAAATCGAGCGCGGTCAAGTATTGGCTAAGCCAGGCTCCGTTAAGCCGCACACTGAGTTCACTGCTCAAGTGTACGTATTGACCAAAGAAGAAGGTGGCCGTCATAAGCCTTTCTTCACTGGCTACCGTCCACAATTCTACTTCCGTACAACGGACGTAACAGGTATCATTGACCTGCCAGAAGGCACGGAAATGGTTATGCCTGGCGACAACATCACCGTTACTGTAAATCTGATCGCTCCTATCGCGATCGAAGAAGGTACTCGCTTCGCTATCCGCGAAGGTGGCCGTACAGTAGGTGCAGGTGCGGTTGCATCCATCATTAAATAA
- the fusA gene encoding elongation factor G: MARQFSLANTRNIGIMAHIDAGKTTTTERILFYTGRTHKIGETHEGSATMDWMAQEQERGITITSAATTAQWKGHRVNIIDTPGHVDFTVEVERSLRVLDGAVGVFSAKEGVEPQSETVWRQADRYGVPRIAYVNKMDIIGADFLNVIESMKDRLQANAVALQLPIGAENDFVGIVDLMTEKAYIFKDDLGKEIEETEIPAELKDKAEELRLELIEKIAELDEDLTMKYLEGEEITVPELKAALRKGVCNVQIFPVVCGSSYRNKGVQMMIDAVVDYLPSPLDVPDIQGHLEDGTESVRHSSDEEPFSALAFKIMTDPYVGKLTFFRVYSGVLNSGSYVLNATKGKRERIGRILQMHANSREEIDIVYSGDIAAAVGLKDTGTGDTLCDEKHPIILESMNFPEPVIHIAVEPKTKADQDKLGVALAKLTEEDPTLRAHTDEETGQTILGGMGELHLDVIIDRMRREFKVETNIGNPQVAYRETFRTPARVEGKFVRQSGGRGQYGHVWIEFAPQEPGAGFAFENKIVGGVVPREYIAPVQAGIEEAMQNGVLAGYPLVDIKATIVDGSYHDVDSSEMAFKIAGSMALKAAKEKCNPVLLEPIMKVEVTVPEEYMGDVMGMLNSRRGRIEGMDSRAGAQIIRAKVPLAEMFGYSTTLRSGTQGRGVFSMEISHYEEVPRNISEEIISKSKGV, from the coding sequence ATGGCAAGACAGTTCTCCTTGGCAAATACGCGTAATATCGGGATTATGGCTCACATCGATGCCGGTAAAACAACGACAACGGAGCGTATTCTGTTCTACACCGGTCGTACTCATAAGATTGGTGAAACCCATGAAGGTTCCGCGACAATGGACTGGATGGCGCAAGAACAAGAGCGCGGTATTACGATTACATCGGCGGCAACGACCGCACAATGGAAAGGTCACCGCGTTAACATTATCGACACTCCGGGCCACGTTGACTTTACGGTAGAGGTTGAGCGTTCCCTTCGCGTATTGGACGGAGCCGTAGGCGTTTTCTCTGCAAAAGAAGGCGTTGAGCCACAATCCGAGACGGTATGGCGTCAAGCCGACCGTTACGGCGTACCTCGTATTGCTTACGTCAACAAAATGGACATCATTGGCGCTGACTTCCTTAATGTCATCGAGTCCATGAAAGACCGTTTGCAAGCGAATGCCGTGGCGCTTCAGTTGCCTATCGGCGCAGAGAATGATTTCGTAGGTATCGTCGATTTGATGACGGAAAAAGCGTACATCTTCAAAGACGATCTCGGAAAAGAAATCGAAGAGACGGAAATTCCGGCTGAGTTGAAAGACAAAGCGGAAGAACTCCGTCTGGAATTGATTGAGAAGATTGCAGAGCTCGACGAAGACTTGACAATGAAATACCTTGAAGGCGAAGAGATTACAGTTCCTGAACTGAAAGCCGCTCTCCGCAAAGGGGTATGCAATGTTCAAATCTTCCCGGTTGTCTGCGGTTCTTCCTACCGCAACAAAGGCGTTCAGATGATGATCGACGCTGTTGTCGACTACCTCCCGTCTCCATTGGATGTGCCTGATATTCAAGGCCATCTCGAAGACGGAACGGAATCGGTTCGTCATTCTTCGGACGAAGAGCCGTTCTCGGCACTTGCGTTCAAGATTATGACAGACCCTTACGTTGGTAAGCTGACATTCTTCCGCGTATACTCTGGCGTATTGAACTCCGGTTCTTACGTATTGAATGCAACGAAGGGCAAGCGCGAGCGCATCGGCCGTATCCTGCAAATGCACGCGAACAGCCGTGAAGAAATTGATATCGTCTACTCCGGCGACATCGCGGCTGCCGTTGGCTTGAAAGATACGGGCACAGGCGACACGCTGTGCGACGAGAAACATCCGATTATTCTGGAATCCATGAACTTCCCTGAGCCGGTTATCCATATCGCCGTTGAGCCGAAGACCAAAGCGGACCAAGACAAACTTGGCGTCGCCTTGGCGAAGCTGACGGAAGAGGATCCAACGCTCCGCGCTCACACGGACGAAGAGACAGGTCAAACGATCCTGGGCGGTATGGGTGAGCTTCACCTTGACGTCATCATCGACCGTATGCGCCGCGAGTTCAAAGTGGAAACGAATATCGGTAATCCGCAAGTTGCTTATCGTGAAACATTCCGTACACCTGCACGGGTTGAAGGTAAGTTCGTGCGTCAGTCTGGTGGTCGCGGTCAATACGGTCACGTATGGATCGAGTTCGCACCACAAGAGCCAGGCGCAGGATTTGCATTCGAGAACAAGATCGTCGGTGGGGTTGTACCGCGCGAATACATTGCGCCGGTACAAGCGGGAATCGAAGAAGCGATGCAGAACGGTGTCTTGGCCGGTTATCCGCTCGTAGACATCAAAGCAACGATCGTGGACGGTTCTTACCACGATGTCGACTCCAGTGAGATGGCGTTTAAGATTGCCGGTTCCATGGCGCTTAAAGCAGCGAAGGAGAAGTGTAATCCTGTTCTTCTCGAGCCAATCATGAAGGTCGAAGTTACCGTGCCAGAAGAGTACATGGGCGACGTAATGGGTATGCTGAACTCCCGTCGCGGTCGCATCGAAGGTATGGATTCCCGTGCAGGCGCACAGATTATCCGTGCCAAGGTGCCTCTCGCAGAGATGTTCGGATATTCCACAACGCTTCGTTCCGGTACGCAAGGCCGCGGTGTATTCTCGATGGAAATTTCTCACTATGAAGAAGTTCCGCGGAATATCTCGGAAGAGATCATTTCGAAGAGCAAAGGCGTGTAA
- the rpsG gene encoding 30S ribosomal protein S7: protein MPRKGPVPKRDVLPDPVYNSKLVTRLINRIMIDGKRGVAQTILYDSFAVIQERTGKDPMEVFEAALKNIMPVLEVKARRVGGSNYQVPIEVKPERRTSLGLRWLVNYSRNRGEKTMQERLAAEIIDASNNTGAAVKKREDTHKMAEANKAYAHYRW, encoded by the coding sequence ATGCCACGCAAAGGTCCAGTTCCTAAGCGCGACGTGCTGCCGGATCCGGTGTATAACAGCAAGCTGGTTACTCGCCTGATTAACCGCATCATGATCGACGGTAAACGTGGTGTTGCTCAAACTATTCTATATGATTCTTTCGCGGTCATTCAAGAACGCACGGGGAAAGATCCTATGGAAGTGTTTGAAGCAGCATTGAAGAATATCATGCCGGTCCTTGAAGTTAAGGCTCGCCGTGTCGGCGGTTCGAACTATCAAGTGCCTATCGAAGTGAAGCCGGAGCGCCGCACTTCGTTGGGATTGCGCTGGTTGGTCAACTACTCTCGCAACCGCGGAGAGAAGACCATGCAAGAACGTCTGGCAGCAGAGATCATCGATGCTTCCAACAATACAGGCGCTGCTGTTAAGAAGCGCGAAGATACGCATAAAATGGCTGAAGCAAACAAAGCGTATGCTCACTACCGCTGGTAG
- the rpsL gene encoding 30S ribosomal protein S12, with amino-acid sequence MPTINQLVRKGRKDKVTKSKSPALQRGYNALKREETDLSAPQKRGVCTRVGTMTPKKPNSALRKYARVRLTNRVEVTAYIGGIGHNLQEHSVVLVRGGRVKDLPGVRYHIVRGALDTAGVNNRMQARSKYGTKRPKAKKS; translated from the coding sequence ATGCCAACAATTAACCAATTGGTACGTAAAGGCCGCAAAGACAAAGTAACAAAATCCAAGTCCCCAGCTTTGCAAAGAGGATACAACGCTCTGAAGCGTGAAGAAACGGATTTGAGCGCGCCTCAAAAACGCGGTGTCTGCACTCGTGTAGGTACGATGACACCGAAGAAACCGAACTCTGCACTTCGTAAGTATGCCCGTGTTCGCTTGACGAACCGTGTTGAGGTTACTGCTTACATCGGAGGTATCGGCCACAACCTGCAGGAGCACAGCGTTGTACTCGTGCGCGGGGGCCGGGTTAAGGACCTTCCAGGGGTTCGTTACCACATCGTTCGCGGTGCATTGGATACTGCTGGGGTGAACAACCGCATGCAAGCTCGTTCCAAGTACGGTACGAAGCGTCCGAAAGCGAAGAAATCCTAA
- a CDS encoding ribosomal L7Ae/L30e/S12e/Gadd45 family protein, with protein sequence MSYDKGLQDEKIKIGTKQTLKIVEQGLAAEVYVAEDADARVTSKIITLCEKQGIKLTYVATMRDLGKACGIEVGAAAVAVVNAN encoded by the coding sequence ATGTCTTATGATAAAGGGTTACAGGATGAGAAGATTAAGATTGGGACCAAGCAGACACTGAAGATCGTAGAGCAAGGCTTGGCCGCCGAGGTGTATGTGGCGGAAGACGCCGATGCGCGGGTGACTTCGAAGATTATCACGCTGTGCGAGAAGCAGGGCATCAAGCTGACGTATGTGGCGACGATGCGCGATCTCGGCAAGGCGTGCGGCATCGAGGTCGGCGCAGCTGCAGTGGCTGTCGTTAACGCGAATTGA